The Xiphophorus couchianus chromosome 5, X_couchianus-1.0, whole genome shotgun sequence genome includes a region encoding these proteins:
- the socs7 gene encoding suppressor of cytokine signaling 7 isoform X2, which yields MNNAQDMSPDFVLMRLVSAAEEDRLEGENGNLPTGGVVVGLGNDVLAYSGVKSALDISRGPTETAGLEHPSSLLNKGQPSSDTTAAPDSGGTEGRVPQSSMDPQGFDFVPSPGLRPQLLVFSNIMRNGDGILDLDRRDALELGPAVNNNNNTPSPGDVERHHDLLDQRPSTLQSSVDSSAESPGSAEMCHRHRFITNPHNWPLLSDRSGPLPGGDSRGQEDAVFELARRFGELGVGPRMLFKGAELPQCSCQGAQGSVDGQAEPRDDPTETSDALLVLEGLGSRGINGLGIEECPEVGLDDENGHGEFLLKRKREIIHKMSGTFSISSFQVELRTQIEKMGLPTTQAGSEGSAQVLAKSSTPAQNSPWTTTPNPSQASTPRRGKRCTSAPRTPTYRGAGGEKTFKVPGKSKKNSLKTRLSKLFRTKSCSGSNHILDKRPSVSYSVSSAMSLVDMEGGSGAEQDADSHREPRLTRAHSAFSPASLSASLSTFTGETVSLVDVDISLRGSKTSHPPTPPRRSLSLLDAFFRALPHSNPLPSDAAPPTRRAAPPVLCALRRSEASNFTASLRELEKCGWYWGPMNWEDAEVKLKGKLDGSFLVRDSSDPRYILSLSFRSQGVTHHTRMEHYRGTFSLWCHPKFEDRCHSVVEFIERAIMHSKNGKFLYFLRSRVPGLPPTPVQLLYPVSRFSNVKSLQHLCRFCIRQIVRIDHIQELPLPRSLISYLSKFYYYDPEEEMYL from the exons ATGAACAACGCGCAAGATATGTCGCCCGATTTCGTGTTGATGCGCCTTGTGTCCGCAGCCGAGGAGGACCGCTTGGAGGGAGAAAACGGGAATTTGCCGACGGGAGGAGTGGTGGTCGGGCTGGGGAATGATGTCCTGGCTTACAGCGGCGTTAAATCGGCTTTGGATATCAGCCGAGGTCCGACGGAGACGGCGGGGCTGGAGCATCCCAGCAGCCTCCTGAACAAAGGCCAGCCGAGCAGTGACACCACGGCGGCACCTGACAGCGGGGGCACGGAGGGCCGGGTCCCGCAGAGCTCCATGGACCCCCAGGGGTTCGACTTTGTCCCGAGCCCCGGCCTGCGACCGCAGCTGCTTGTCTTCTCCAATATAATGCGCAACGGAGATGGGATTTTGGATTTAGACCGTCGGGATGCGCTGGAATTGGGCCCAGCtgttaacaacaacaacaacacccCGAGTCCTGGAGACGTCGAGCGGCACCACGACCTGCTGGATCAGAGACCATCAACCTTGCAGTCTTCCGTCGATTCATCTGCGGAGAGTCCGGGATCTGCCGAGATGTGCCACCGGCATCGATTTATCACCAACCCCCACAACTGGCCCCTATTATCGGACAGATCCGGACCCCTTCCCGGAGGGGACTCTAGGGGCCAAGAGGACGCCGTGTTTGAGTTGGCAAGGCGGTTTGGTGAGCTAGGGGTCGGACCCAGGATGCTGTTTAAAGGAGCTGAGCTGCCGCAGTGCTCCTGCCAGGGCGCACAGGGTTCGGTAGATGGACAAGCAGAACCAAGAGACGACCCAACCGAGACCAGCGATGCCCTTTTGGTCCTGGAGGGGCTGGGGAGTAGGGGCATTAATGGCTTGGGTATAGAGGAGTGTCCGGAGGTTGGGTTGGATGATGAAAACGGACACGGCGAGTTTTTACTCAAAAGGAAACGGGAAATAATCCATAAGATGTCCGGGACTTTCTCCATCAGCAGCTTCCAAGTGGAACTGAGGACACAGATCGAAAAGATGGGCCTGCCGACGACCCAAGCAggttctgaaggttctgctCAGGTTTTAGCTAAGTCATCGACACCTGCCCAGAACTCACCTTGGACCACCACGCCAAACCCAAGCCAAGCTTCTACGCCCAGAAGAGGGAAGCGGTGCACCAGTGCGCCCCGGACTCCCACCTACCGGGGTGCAGGTGGAGAGAAAACGTTCAAAGTTCCGGGGAAGTCCAAAAAGAACTCGTTAAAGACCCGATTGAGTAAACTGTTCCGGACTAAAAGCTGCAGTGGGTCGAATCACATCCTGGACAAGAGACCCTCGGTGTCTTATTCAGTGTCCTCAGCCATGAGTCTGGTGGACATGGAAGGTGGATCTGGAGCCGAGCAGGATGCCGACAG CCACAGGGAACCCAGACTGACCAGGGCCCACAGTGCCTTCTCCCCTgcctccctctctgcctccctctCGACTTTCACTG GCGAAACAGTTTCTCTGGTGGATGTGGATATTTCTCTACGAGGGTCGAAAACGTCGCATCCTCCAACTCCTCCACGCCGAAGCCTCAGTCTGCTgg ATGCCTTTTTCCGGGCCCTTCCTCATTCGAATCCTTTGCCGTCGGACGCCGCTCCACCAACGAGACGGGCTGCTCCTCCGGTGCTGTGTGCGCTGCGGCGATCCGAAGCCAGCAACTTCACAGCCAGTCTGAGAGAGCTGGAGAAG TGCGGCTGGTACTGGGGTCCTATGAACTGGGAAGACGCTGAGGTGAAGCTGAAGGGTAAACTCGACGGATCGTTTTTGGTCCGAGACAGTTCTGACCCCAGATACATCCTGAGCCTGAGCTTCAGGTCGCAGGGAGTCACACACCACACGCGCATGGAGCACTATCGAG GGACATTCAGCCTGTGGTGTCATCCGAAGTTCGAGGACCGCTGCCATTCTGTGGTGGAATTCATTGAGCGCGCCATCATGCACTCCAAGAACGGCAAATTCCTCTACTTCCTCCGCTCCAGAGTTCCAG ggcTCCCACCAACTCCAGTTCAGCTCCTGTATCCTGTATCCCGCTTCAGCAACGTGAAGTCCTTGCAGCATCTCTGTCGCTTCTGCATTCGGCAAATAGTCCGCATCGACCACATCCAAGAGCTTCCACTGCCCAG ATCACTGATCTCCTACCTTAGTAAGTTTTATTACTACGACCCTGAGGAGGAGATGTATCTGTGA
- the socs7 gene encoding suppressor of cytokine signaling 7 isoform X1, giving the protein MNNAQDMSPDFVLMRLVSAAEEDRLEGENGNLPTGGVVVGLGNDVLAYSGVKSALDISRGPTETAGLEHPSSLLNKGQPSSDTTAAPDSGGTEGRVPQSSMDPQGFDFVPSPGLRPQLLVFSNIMRNGDGILDLDRRDALELGPAVNNNNNTPSPGDVERHHDLLDQRPSTLQSSVDSSAESPGSAEMCHRHRFITNPHNWPLLSDRSGPLPGGDSRGQEDAVFELARRFGELGVGPRMLFKGAELPQCSCQGAQGSVDGQAEPRDDPTETSDALLVLEGLGSRGINGLGIEECPEVGLDDENGHGEFLLKRKREIIHKMSGTFSISSFQVELRTQIEKMGLPTTQAGSEGSAQVLAKSSTPAQNSPWTTTPNPSQASTPRRGKRCTSAPRTPTYRGAGGEKTFKVPGKSKKNSLKTRLSKLFRTKSCSGSNHILDKRPSVSYSVSSAMSLVDMEGGSGAEQDADSHREPRLTRAHSAFSPASLSASLSTFTGETVSLVDVDISLRGSKTSHPPTPPRRSLSLLDDIAGPQPGPFLVSIMGASLQSLPLPHPPLPPPSHSTIQHSLSLNDAFFRALPHSNPLPSDAAPPTRRAAPPVLCALRRSEASNFTASLRELEKCGWYWGPMNWEDAEVKLKGKLDGSFLVRDSSDPRYILSLSFRSQGVTHHTRMEHYRGTFSLWCHPKFEDRCHSVVEFIERAIMHSKNGKFLYFLRSRVPGLPPTPVQLLYPVSRFSNVKSLQHLCRFCIRQIVRIDHIQELPLPRSLISYLSKFYYYDPEEEMYL; this is encoded by the exons ATGAACAACGCGCAAGATATGTCGCCCGATTTCGTGTTGATGCGCCTTGTGTCCGCAGCCGAGGAGGACCGCTTGGAGGGAGAAAACGGGAATTTGCCGACGGGAGGAGTGGTGGTCGGGCTGGGGAATGATGTCCTGGCTTACAGCGGCGTTAAATCGGCTTTGGATATCAGCCGAGGTCCGACGGAGACGGCGGGGCTGGAGCATCCCAGCAGCCTCCTGAACAAAGGCCAGCCGAGCAGTGACACCACGGCGGCACCTGACAGCGGGGGCACGGAGGGCCGGGTCCCGCAGAGCTCCATGGACCCCCAGGGGTTCGACTTTGTCCCGAGCCCCGGCCTGCGACCGCAGCTGCTTGTCTTCTCCAATATAATGCGCAACGGAGATGGGATTTTGGATTTAGACCGTCGGGATGCGCTGGAATTGGGCCCAGCtgttaacaacaacaacaacacccCGAGTCCTGGAGACGTCGAGCGGCACCACGACCTGCTGGATCAGAGACCATCAACCTTGCAGTCTTCCGTCGATTCATCTGCGGAGAGTCCGGGATCTGCCGAGATGTGCCACCGGCATCGATTTATCACCAACCCCCACAACTGGCCCCTATTATCGGACAGATCCGGACCCCTTCCCGGAGGGGACTCTAGGGGCCAAGAGGACGCCGTGTTTGAGTTGGCAAGGCGGTTTGGTGAGCTAGGGGTCGGACCCAGGATGCTGTTTAAAGGAGCTGAGCTGCCGCAGTGCTCCTGCCAGGGCGCACAGGGTTCGGTAGATGGACAAGCAGAACCAAGAGACGACCCAACCGAGACCAGCGATGCCCTTTTGGTCCTGGAGGGGCTGGGGAGTAGGGGCATTAATGGCTTGGGTATAGAGGAGTGTCCGGAGGTTGGGTTGGATGATGAAAACGGACACGGCGAGTTTTTACTCAAAAGGAAACGGGAAATAATCCATAAGATGTCCGGGACTTTCTCCATCAGCAGCTTCCAAGTGGAACTGAGGACACAGATCGAAAAGATGGGCCTGCCGACGACCCAAGCAggttctgaaggttctgctCAGGTTTTAGCTAAGTCATCGACACCTGCCCAGAACTCACCTTGGACCACCACGCCAAACCCAAGCCAAGCTTCTACGCCCAGAAGAGGGAAGCGGTGCACCAGTGCGCCCCGGACTCCCACCTACCGGGGTGCAGGTGGAGAGAAAACGTTCAAAGTTCCGGGGAAGTCCAAAAAGAACTCGTTAAAGACCCGATTGAGTAAACTGTTCCGGACTAAAAGCTGCAGTGGGTCGAATCACATCCTGGACAAGAGACCCTCGGTGTCTTATTCAGTGTCCTCAGCCATGAGTCTGGTGGACATGGAAGGTGGATCTGGAGCCGAGCAGGATGCCGACAG CCACAGGGAACCCAGACTGACCAGGGCCCACAGTGCCTTCTCCCCTgcctccctctctgcctccctctCGACTTTCACTG GCGAAACAGTTTCTCTGGTGGATGTGGATATTTCTCTACGAGGGTCGAAAACGTCGCATCCTCCAACTCCTCCACGCCGAAGCCTCAGTCTGCTgg ATGACATAGCGGGGCCTCAACCGGGGCCTTTCCTAGTTAGTATTATGGGCGCCTCCCTGCAgtctctccctcttcctcaccctcctcttcctcctccctcccacTCCACCATCCAGCACAGTCTCAGCCTCAATG ATGCCTTTTTCCGGGCCCTTCCTCATTCGAATCCTTTGCCGTCGGACGCCGCTCCACCAACGAGACGGGCTGCTCCTCCGGTGCTGTGTGCGCTGCGGCGATCCGAAGCCAGCAACTTCACAGCCAGTCTGAGAGAGCTGGAGAAG TGCGGCTGGTACTGGGGTCCTATGAACTGGGAAGACGCTGAGGTGAAGCTGAAGGGTAAACTCGACGGATCGTTTTTGGTCCGAGACAGTTCTGACCCCAGATACATCCTGAGCCTGAGCTTCAGGTCGCAGGGAGTCACACACCACACGCGCATGGAGCACTATCGAG GGACATTCAGCCTGTGGTGTCATCCGAAGTTCGAGGACCGCTGCCATTCTGTGGTGGAATTCATTGAGCGCGCCATCATGCACTCCAAGAACGGCAAATTCCTCTACTTCCTCCGCTCCAGAGTTCCAG ggcTCCCACCAACTCCAGTTCAGCTCCTGTATCCTGTATCCCGCTTCAGCAACGTGAAGTCCTTGCAGCATCTCTGTCGCTTCTGCATTCGGCAAATAGTCCGCATCGACCACATCCAAGAGCTTCCACTGCCCAG ATCACTGATCTCCTACCTTAGTAAGTTTTATTACTACGACCCTGAGGAGGAGATGTATCTGTGA